One genomic region from Prevotella sp. Rep29 encodes:
- a CDS encoding thiol protease/hemagglutinin PrtT yields the protein MKRSRFLFVALFACLLSWAGPVDQQTAEQTARQFFSKRGGKKAAPLKSVSAKRLMKNATAADTPYYIFNIGDGDGFVIVSGDDTAIPVLGYSDKGTFDWESMPENLREWMKLNEMYIESCRNKTGVVHSPSRVGTPVQAPLLGEIKWGQDTPYNLKCPTYTASGETKHYYVGCVATAATQIMRYHGYPAQGNDTKTYTDTKGCGQTLSADFGNTTYDWANILNTYRGVEATEAQKDAISTLAFHFGVAVEMEYVAGGSGAVSPIVPNAFRHYFRYDSGTTMRKRNYYDTSEWLSIIKSEIDAQRPVYYAASSEDGLGGHAFVCDGYDTEDFVHINWGWYGDYNGYFSVNHLEPAGLGEGGGKGAYNIDQEIITGIQPPTSGTTVYERPLYFSTMMTNNDFGDQFSIGGTVENYDVTPFNGQIAAVLERDGEVLQILKTEDKTINAYTNRRTGYIMGFVVRDVPKTVSSTIANGLAYIRLMFRESATDEWKFLRHGIGRNPQGIPYSNRIKVNVNNGYIETEGVDTPVPDVTILEKVESEFPEVYAKGSIVLPLVLQNNSKHLHLKNVVVRFQSVENDTHYDYENAVNIYDESTESLRFLINLSDEMPAGDYRIVLFEKGFPEHPFTETVASDILTVLPEADYPVMHLTQNVLWQRRDGQIIANQGDMVYFALNSRNYGAAGKVGVILYLVDANDPTKRYMYQQADATLEKGESKTLTFYRQMPVNPGNYFIQVSYLTGDGQIVDDTRSAYYGDTISVGTGTDIRLNGVSINMPDQVVKGTKLTGSVTFEAPAAYNGYIYVRMRQYTLSSGGILKMERVNLAAGAQYTANISSTITYNVGRYILVYDFGASSTSGIGTSSTSGIGSYDKIYKLIDVVDESTGITSVSSADSKPVVFMDGDRICVAVKGDVAVKNIEVFDLSGRCVARRSNGSDVEAEHLRSSVYLVRVTTSDGVFTQKISK from the coding sequence ATGAAAAGAAGTAGATTTCTTTTTGTCGCGTTGTTTGCTTGCCTGTTGTCATGGGCAGGTCCCGTTGACCAACAGACGGCAGAGCAGACGGCACGACAATTCTTCAGTAAGCGTGGCGGCAAGAAAGCCGCTCCGCTCAAATCTGTGTCAGCCAAGAGGTTGATGAAAAATGCCACAGCTGCCGACACACCTTATTATATATTTAATATAGGTGACGGCGACGGCTTTGTGATTGTGTCGGGCGATGATACGGCTATTCCCGTGCTTGGCTATTCAGACAAGGGTACTTTCGACTGGGAAAGTATGCCGGAGAATCTGCGCGAGTGGATGAAGCTCAACGAGATGTATATTGAGAGTTGTCGCAACAAGACGGGCGTCGTACACTCGCCCAGTCGTGTGGGAACTCCCGTCCAGGCTCCATTGCTCGGCGAAATCAAGTGGGGACAGGACACTCCTTACAATCTGAAGTGTCCCACCTACACCGCCAGCGGAGAGACCAAGCATTATTACGTTGGCTGTGTGGCTACGGCAGCAACGCAGATTATGCGATATCATGGTTATCCCGCACAGGGAAACGACACGAAAACCTATACCGATACCAAGGGATGTGGACAGACACTGAGTGCAGACTTCGGAAACACCACCTACGACTGGGCGAACATCCTCAACACGTATCGCGGAGTAGAGGCGACGGAGGCTCAGAAAGATGCCATCTCGACACTCGCATTCCATTTCGGAGTGGCTGTTGAGATGGAATATGTGGCAGGTGGCAGCGGTGCCGTATCGCCCATCGTGCCAAATGCGTTCCGCCATTATTTCCGCTATGACAGCGGTACGACGATGCGCAAACGGAATTACTACGACACTTCCGAGTGGCTCAGCATCATCAAGAGCGAAATCGATGCGCAGCGCCCCGTCTATTATGCTGCTTCGAGCGAAGACGGACTGGGTGGTCACGCTTTTGTCTGTGACGGATATGATACGGAGGACTTCGTTCACATCAACTGGGGATGGTATGGCGACTACAACGGCTATTTCAGTGTCAACCATCTCGAGCCCGCCGGATTGGGTGAGGGTGGTGGAAAAGGTGCTTACAATATCGACCAGGAAATCATCACAGGCATTCAGCCGCCGACTAGTGGGACGACCGTCTATGAGCGCCCGCTCTACTTCTCAACGATGATGACAAACAACGATTTCGGCGACCAATTCTCCATAGGAGGAACGGTGGAGAACTATGACGTGACCCCGTTCAACGGTCAGATTGCTGCCGTGTTGGAGCGCGACGGTGAGGTGTTGCAGATCCTGAAGACAGAGGATAAGACAATCAATGCCTATACCAACCGTCGGACGGGATATATCATGGGGTTCGTCGTGCGCGATGTTCCTAAAACGGTGTCGAGCACCATCGCCAACGGTCTGGCATATATCCGCCTGATGTTCCGTGAGAGTGCTACCGATGAATGGAAGTTCTTGAGACACGGCATCGGGCGCAATCCGCAGGGCATCCCATACAGCAACCGCATCAAGGTGAATGTCAACAACGGATATATCGAAACAGAAGGAGTCGATACACCGGTTCCCGATGTCACCATCCTCGAGAAAGTGGAATCGGAATTTCCGGAGGTTTACGCCAAGGGTTCGATTGTCCTGCCGCTCGTTCTGCAGAACAACTCAAAGCATTTGCATCTGAAGAATGTCGTGGTGCGCTTCCAGTCAGTGGAAAATGACACCCATTATGACTACGAGAACGCCGTGAACATCTATGACGAGAGCACCGAGTCGCTCAGATTTCTCATCAACCTCAGCGATGAAATGCCTGCAGGTGATTATAGGATTGTCCTCTTTGAAAAGGGATTCCCTGAGCATCCGTTCACCGAGACGGTCGCATCGGACATACTGACCGTGTTGCCTGAGGCAGACTATCCCGTGATGCACCTGACGCAGAATGTGCTCTGGCAGCGCCGCGACGGTCAGATTATTGCCAATCAGGGCGATATGGTCTATTTCGCACTCAACAGCCGCAACTATGGAGCAGCCGGAAAGGTCGGCGTGATACTCTATCTTGTGGATGCGAACGATCCCACCAAGCGCTATATGTATCAGCAGGCAGACGCTACGTTGGAAAAAGGTGAGTCGAAGACGCTCACGTTCTATCGGCAGATGCCTGTTAATCCGGGCAACTATTTCATCCAGGTGAGCTATCTCACGGGCGACGGTCAGATTGTTGACGATACCCGTTCAGCCTATTATGGCGACACTATCAGCGTCGGCACAGGCACCGACATCCGTCTCAACGGCGTGTCTATCAATATGCCCGACCAAGTGGTGAAGGGTACGAAGCTGACAGGCTCCGTGACTTTCGAAGCCCCTGCTGCCTATAACGGGTATATCTATGTGCGCATGCGCCAATATACGTTGAGCAGTGGCGGCATCCTCAAAATGGAAAGAGTGAACCTGGCAGCAGGAGCACAATACACCGCCAACATTTCATCGACTATCACCTATAACGTGGGACGCTACATCCTGGTCTATGACTTCGGAGCAAGCTCCACGTCGGGCATCGGAACAAGCTCCACGTCGGGCATCGGCAGCTACGATAAAATCTATAAGTTGATTGATGTCGTGGACGAATCTACGGGCATCACATCCGTCAGCTCCGCCGATAGCAAGCCGGTAGTCTTCATGGACGGCGACCGTATCTGTGTGGCTGTCAAGGGCGATGTCGCAGTGAAAAACATCGAGGTGTTCGACCTGAGCGGGCGTTGTGTTGCCCGCCGGAGCAACGGCAGCGACGTTGAGGCAGAACACTTGCGCAGCAGCGTATATCTCGTGCGCGTCACCACCAGTGATGGCGTCTTTACTCAGAAGATAAGCAAATAA
- a CDS encoding fibronectin type III domain-containing protein yields the protein MKKHFLKHLLMMLLLPCASAFAAEGDTIVVLEQNFDAFTEGTESTPATTDISSYSSNKLRNTLASWSGSRVYEAGGSLKIGDNGYLQTANTDMSGNGGNLRITFRAKALDATGGGIQILLNSSYTATATIYLDNGDWTTIEVMCGGGKASGYLRIKPYLIASGMLIDDLKIEASQAFIGAPEATQPTTASDNSFTATWKVVAGATSYLLDVYSKNGEEKEYLLKDEAVDKPSSSYATTHSKQVTGLTAGKKYYFTVRAKRDEYVSAYSNEIRVVKPISSVSAPEATEATDVTATGFTANWNAVEGAEGYEVSLYKHEILANDSTVNILHDDFSGFTEGTLSSPSYPSTYALDTYTADPGWTASNICAANGYFGIGPFGGTGYICTPAIDLSKNSGKFKLTMKAASNSYGTYKEDSVKVYIYNGGDDAVDSATVKVSGGFANYTIESEKGNAETYVYIEYGGTNKFYMDEFTVSQDLAAGDKATSLVETKDVGDVTSCLFNVAFTDNISYSYKVAAYAPTVKGSSYTGYYVDNIYSDKSNEIEVSYSDPTAINDIDREQETVKDGKWYTLQGVLLNGKPTTKGIYIVNGKKVLVK from the coding sequence ATGAAAAAACATTTCCTCAAACATTTGTTGATGATGTTATTGTTGCCTTGTGCATCTGCTTTTGCAGCCGAGGGCGATACCATCGTGGTGCTTGAACAGAATTTTGATGCTTTCACGGAAGGCACAGAATCTACACCTGCTACGACAGACATCAGTTCGTATTCCAGCAATAAGCTTCGTAATACCCTTGCCAGTTGGTCGGGTTCGCGAGTTTATGAGGCTGGCGGTAGTCTGAAAATTGGTGATAACGGTTATCTTCAGACTGCCAATACCGACATGTCGGGCAATGGTGGTAACCTGAGAATCACGTTCCGTGCGAAGGCATTGGACGCTACGGGCGGAGGAATCCAGATTTTGCTAAACAGCTCTTATACGGCTACGGCGACCATCTATCTCGACAATGGTGATTGGACGACGATTGAAGTGATGTGCGGTGGCGGAAAGGCTTCTGGTTACCTGCGCATCAAACCCTATCTGATTGCCAGTGGCATGCTCATCGACGACCTGAAGATAGAAGCCAGTCAGGCATTTATCGGTGCACCGGAGGCGACACAGCCGACAACAGCCAGCGACAATTCTTTCACTGCAACGTGGAAGGTAGTGGCTGGAGCGACAAGTTATCTGCTTGACGTTTATAGCAAGAACGGCGAGGAGAAAGAATATCTGTTGAAGGATGAAGCAGTAGATAAACCCTCTTCATCATACGCCACTACCCACTCGAAGCAGGTGACGGGACTGACTGCCGGCAAGAAATACTATTTCACGGTGCGTGCGAAGCGCGACGAATATGTTTCTGCCTATTCGAATGAAATCCGCGTGGTGAAGCCCATATCAAGTGTTTCGGCTCCGGAAGCAACGGAAGCAACCGATGTGACGGCAACGGGCTTCACTGCCAACTGGAATGCTGTTGAGGGTGCAGAGGGCTACGAAGTGAGTCTCTATAAGCACGAGATACTGGCAAACGACAGCACGGTGAATATACTTCATGATGACTTCTCTGGATTCACAGAAGGCACTTTGAGTTCTCCCTCATATCCTTCGACTTATGCGTTGGATACCTATACAGCCGATCCGGGGTGGACGGCATCTAATATTTGCGCTGCCAACGGCTATTTCGGCATCGGTCCGTTTGGCGGTACGGGTTATATCTGTACACCAGCCATCGACCTGTCTAAGAACAGTGGCAAGTTCAAGTTGACGATGAAAGCTGCTTCTAATTCTTACGGCACCTACAAGGAAGACTCTGTGAAAGTATATATCTATAATGGTGGTGACGATGCTGTGGACAGCGCGACGGTGAAAGTGTCGGGCGGTTTTGCCAACTATACGATTGAGTCGGAAAAAGGAAATGCCGAGACCTATGTTTACATCGAATATGGTGGTACTAACAAGTTCTACATGGACGAGTTTACTGTGTCACAAGACTTGGCAGCAGGTGACAAAGCGACTTCGTTAGTAGAGACCAAAGACGTGGGCGATGTGACCTCTTGTCTGTTCAACGTGGCGTTTACCGACAATATCAGCTATTCCTATAAGGTAGCTGCCTACGCGCCGACGGTGAAAGGCTCTTCTTATACAGGATATTACGTTGACAACATCTATTCTGACAAATCGAACGAGATAGAAGTGTCTTATTCTGACCCGACCGCCATCAACGACATCGACCGCGAGCAGGAAACGGTGAAAGACGGCAAGTGGTACACCCTGCAAGGCGTTCTTCTCAATGGCAAGCCGACCACGAAGGGCATCTATATCGTGAACGGGAAGAAGGTGCTTGTTAAGTAA